Genomic DNA from Frondihabitans sp. PAMC 28766:
GAACGCGTCGTCGCCTCGGCCGCGCAGCTCGCCGAACTGCCCGACGTGGACGTGCTGTACATCGCCACCCCGCACACGGCGCACCGCGCGGGCGCCCTGGCGGCGATCGCGGCCGGGAAGGCCGCCCTCATCGAGAAGCCGATGGCGACCTCCGAGGCCGAGGCACGCGAGATCGCGGATGCCGCTCGTGCCGCCGGGGTGTTCGTCATGGAGGCGATGTGGACTCGCTTCCTGCCCCACTTCGTTGCCCTCGACGCGCTGATCCGCGACGGAGCGATCGGCGAGGTCGTGCTCTCGAGCGTGGAGGTCGCATGGCGGGCCGATCTCTCCTCCGGCGGGCGACTGCTGGATCCTGCTCTCGGTGGCGGAGCCATGCTCGACATGGGCGTCTACAGCCTCTGGTTCGCCCAGTTCGCGATCGGCCACCCCGTCGGTGTCCAGGCGCTCGGCCGAGTGCTGGCGAACGGTGTCGACCTCGAGGCGGTGGCTGCGCTGACGTCGGCCTCCGGCGCTCTGGCGACCGCGTCGACCAGCATCCGAGCGACGGCACCGGGGCTGGCAACGATCAACGGCGCTGGGGGGTCCGTGCGGTTCCTCGACCATTTCGTCTTCCCGGCGCGCTTCTCGCTCACCACGGCCTCGGGCGGGGCAGGATCGGAGACGCTCGAGTGGGCGGACCACTCCGGCATCGTCGGCCGCGGAGGGCTTGCGTACGAGGCGGCAGCTGTCGCCGCTCACGTCGCGGACGGCCTCACCGAAGCGCCCGAGCACACGCTGGAGGACACCGTGTCGCTCGCGCGCACGTCGGACACGGTGCGTGCGAGCCTCACCGTCGTCCCCGACGACGCCGCCCGCTGATGCTCGAGACGGCGTCTCGGCGCCCGAGAATGCGATAATCCGAACGTGGCCCCGAGCGATCAGACCAGACCCGACGCGGGGTCCGTCTCTCGACCGCCGACGATGAGCGACGTGGCCGCGCGTGCCGGCGTCTCACGGCAGCTCGTCTCGATGGTCATGCGCGGGCTTCCCGGGCCGAGCGACGCTTCGCAGAAGCTCATCCTCGAGGCCGCGGCCGCGCTCGACTTCCGGCCGAACGCTTCGGCCCGTCTCCTCCGCCAGAAGCGGACCCACTTGATCGGCGTCATGATCCAGTCGTCGAACCCGTTCGAGCTGCGGGTGGTCGAACGCCTCCTCGAGCGAGCCGCCGAGCAGGGCTTTCACATGGTGATCGGACCGATGAGCGAAACCCGGACGACCGACGTGGTCATCTCCGAACTGCTCGAACAGCGGGTCGAGGCAATCGCCTGCTACAACCCCGACCCGGCATCACCCGCACTCTCTCGGGCGTTCGACACGATTCCTGTCGCGTGGCTGGGCGAGCGAGCGAGCGACCCGCGGGCCGATGTCGTGCGCACGGACGACGATGCAGGCCTTCAGTTGATCGTCGACCACCTCGTCTCGCTCGGGCACCGGGAGATCGCATACGCCGGCGGGCTCGACGGCACCGTCGGGCCCGACCGCGCCGACACCTACCGCAGGGCAATGGAACGGGCGGGTCTCGGATCCGGCATCGACGTCGTGGAGGTGGGGTTCGGCGCTGAGGACGGCGCGACGGCCGGGCGCACGCTCCTGGCGCGTGAGCAGTTGCCGACGGCCGTCGTCGGTGGCTCCGACCTGGCCGGCGCCGGGCTGCGGGCGATCTTCGCACAGGCCGGCGTCGCCGTGCCCGGCGACATCTCGGTGACCGGCTATGACGACAGCGACGTGGCGAGCCTCTCGTTCAACTCGCTGACGACGATTCGACAGGATGTCGAGCTGACGGTGGAGGCGACGCTGACCTCTCTGTTGCGGCGGCTCGCCGATCCTGCGCTCCCCGCTCAAGAGGTCGCGACCCTGGCGACTCTCGTCGTTCGAGGGTCGACCGGGCCCGCCCGCCAGGCCTAAGCGCGGAGGTGCTCGTCGAGCACCTCGACCACCAGGTCATGCTCCACGAAGTCGTTGACTCCGGACGCCACGACGACTCCGACCTGGGTGGCACCGATCCGGATCGGCACCGCGCCGCCGTTGAAGGCGTAGAGCATCGGGTCGACCATGCGGGCGCTGGCGACATCGGTGATGCCGTAGGCCTCCATGCGCTTCATGATGCCGAGCGATGACGTGTCGAAGCGCCGCACCGTGGCGGCCTTGCGGTTCATCCAGCCGTCGTTGTCGGCCGAAGTCCCGGCCAGAGCGGCCTGGAAAACCAGCTGCTCGCCCAACCACACAGCCGTCGAGATCGTCTGAGTGCGCGAGCGCGCCAGCTCGATGATCCGGGCGCCGACGGCAAGCGCGTCGTCGTGTTCGAATTGGGTGAAACGGAGGCGCTGATCCTGCTCGGTGAGAGTGGCGAGCAGATCGGGAGCGTCGAGGATGGTCATGGTGCTGCTTTCTGTGGAGGGCGGAGGTGAGGGTTTCAACGCACCCGCTTGATCGGAATGACAACGAGTGCGCCGAGAATGCTGGCGATGCCGGCACCCCAGATCAGGGCGGTGTAGTTGTCACCGGCCGCGGAGCCGACTTTCAGGAGGATGAGGCCGACGGCGGGGGCGAGCGACTGGGGAAGGGCGTTGGCGATGTTGATGACGCCGAGATCCTTTCCGGGGCGGTCGGCGTTCGGAAGGACGTCGACGACGAGCGCGGTGTCGACGGCGGTGTAGATACCGTAGGCGAAGCCCATGACGATCTCGGCGGTGTAGAAGACACCGAGGGTGCTCGAATGGGCCAGGACGATCAGCCCGATCGCGAAGAGGAACGTCGACCCGGCGACGAAGATCTTCCGGCGCCGGAGCCGGTCCGACAGGTAGCCCGAAATCAGCGAACTGATCAGGAGAGCGATGGTGTACAGCAGCACGCCGAGGGCGACGGCGCCGACGGCCTTGGCGCTCGAGAGGCCGAGGCGGTCTTCCATGTAGAGCAACCGGTAGGTGGTGAACATGAACGACGAGAAGGTGATCAGGAAGCGGGACCACCAGGCGAATGCGAAGTCCGGGTTCTTGACCGGGTTCGTCCAGAACGACGAGACGATGTTGATGAAGGTGAACGGCTTCACCGGGTTCGTCGGAAGGACGTCCTTCGCGACGAAGACGTAGACGACGATGCAGAGCACGCCGAGGACGCCGGGCGCGAGAAACAGGACTGGGAGATTTCCGACCAGGTAGACCGCGAGGTAGATGCCGGCCAGGATCGAGACGTTCTGCGCGATGGCGACGACACTCGAGGCGCGTCCGCGCTGTTCGATCGGGACGTTGTCGGCGAAGCTGGCGATGAGGGCGGCCGAAGCGGCGTTCGAAGCGACCTGGCAGAGCAGCCACGCGAGAGTGATCTCCAGAACGTTCGTCGAACCGGCGACGAGGCCCAGGCCGATCGCCAGGGCGACGATGCCTCCGAGCAGCCACGGGCGGCGGCGTCCCCACCGCGATCGTGTGCGGTCGCTGAGCGCGCCGAAGAGGGGGTTCGAGATGAGGGCGCCGAGGGCACCGATCGGCAGGACCGTGCCGATGATAGATGCCGGGTCGCCCGGGTTCAGTTCCTGTGCCTTCAGCTGCATACTCACGAAGATCGGCGACAGGATCGCGATGAAGATTCCGAACTGGGCGATGCCCAGCCCCGCCAGGTAGAGGTTGGAAACACGCCTTGTGGCGATGGGAGTGGTCAACGGGTGGAGCCCGGGGATTTCGGTGGACAACGACGCCTCCTTGAGTCGGACGAATGGAACTGTGAAAAGTTCTGCACGTCTTTAGCTCGTGCTAAAAGGAGTGCGTGGCGAGTTTAGCTCGTGCTAGGTTCGAACGCCAAGAGCTGATTTCTGATGGAGATGATTCATGACGTTCACGGCCTTCCCCGAAGCCGAACTGTTCCTGCCCGAGAGCGGCGAGCCCGCCCTGCGCTGGGGCCTGATCGGCCCGGGCTGGATCGCGGGCGAGTTCGTCGATGCGGTCCACGAGCACACGGCGCAGCGTTTCGTCGCCGTCGCTTCCCGCTCGCTCGACCGCGCCACGGCGTTCGCGAGCGAACACGGCATCGAGTCGGCATTCGGATCGGCCGCGAAGATGCTCGCCCGACCCGACGTCGACGTCGTCTACATCGCCTCGCCCCCCGGCGCGCACCTCGCCGAGGGACTCGCTGCCCTGGCCGCCGGCAAACACGTCATCATCGAGAAGCCGCTGGCGTCGAGCGCCGTCGAGGCCCAGCTGCTGGCCGACGCCGCACGCGCCGCGGGCGTCCTCCTGATGGAGGCGATGTGGACGCGGTACCTGCCTCAAACGTCCGTGATCCGGGCGCTCCTCGCGGACGGCGCCCTCGGCGAGGTCCGCGCGGTCGTCGCCGATCACGGACAGGCCATCAATCCGGGCCCCGAGCACCGTCTCTCGCGCGTCGACCTGGGCGGCGGCGCCCTGCTCGACCTCGGCATCTACCCGCTGCAGTTCGACTCGATGGTGCTCGGCGCTCCGACCCGGGTGACGGCTATCGGTGGTCTGACCGACACCGGCGTCGACGAGTACGCGTCGTTGATCCTGAACCACGACGGCCACGCTCAATCGACGCTGACCACCTCGATGGTGACCCGCACCCCGAACTCGGCCGTTGTCGCCGGATCCGAAGCGCACCTGTTCGTGGCCCCGACCTTCTACAACCCGACGAGCCTGTCCGTCACGGGCAACGACCACTTCGCGACCCCGATGCACTGGGACGACCCGACCAGCCTTCGCGGCTTCGCCGCCCTCTCGTGGGAAGCGACCGCCCTCGCGCGGTTCGTCGGCGAGGGCAGCACCGAGTCGCCCCTCCACACGCTCGACGAGACCGTCTCGATCCTCGCGACGATCGACGAGGCGCGGACTCAGCTCGAGCTGCAGGCGATCGGCAGCCGGGCTGGGCAGGGCATTGGCTCGGGGGCCTGACTCGCGAGGGCGGGATTTGGGGCGAGGCCCCGTGGGCGGCGAGCGGTCGATGCGGGGATTCCACTGTCGTCGAACGCAGCGCGGAGGTCGTGCTGACGTGGTCGAGCGGCAGTCAGGGACGTCGAAGGGCGAGGACGACAGCGGGGCCGACGAACTGCGCGATGCCGAGACCACTCCTCGTCGCTGATATCGCCTGCCTCGGGCTCGACCGCCCGTTCGGGGCATGTGATGAGCGATGGACATCGCCGGGGTCAGCGAGGGTAATGGCGCCGAAGTGCCTTATCCGGAATTGACTCTCACTTGCGGTCTGAGTCTGATATATCGCGCAAACACGAAATGGCCCCGCCATCCGAGGATGTCGGGCCCATTCGTGTCGCTCGCCACTTTATTTCAGCTGGTTGTCGGAACGTGCCAGACCTGGGTGGAAAGGCCGTTGCAGTCGTAGATCTGCAACTGCGTTCCATCGGTGGTGATGGCCTGCGGGTCGTCGAGGCAGCGTCCCGACTGCGGGTTGTACAGCGACCCGTCCGAGCGCGCAGTCCACTGCTGACCGCCCGCACCGTCGCAACCCCAGAGTTCGACTTTGGTGGAGTCGGCGGTGCCGTTGCCGACGATATCCAAGCACTTGTCGTAAGCGCGAACGGTGCCGTCGGACTCGAGCGCCCACTGCTGCCCTTCTGCGGTGCCGCAGGTATACAGCTGGACAGCGTTTCCGGCGACGGACGTGTTGGTGTTGACGTCGACGCACTTACCCGTCGTGCCGGGACCGGTGATCGGCCCGTTGGCGGTGGGCAGGGTGGCGGTGGCGAATTGTGTCTCGCACTTACCCGTCGACACGTGCGTTCCGGCGAGCATCAGGTAGCTGGTCCCAGAGGTCGCACCGAGCAGAGGGGAGCTGTACCCGGCGCAGGACGTCTCGCTTCCGTCGTAGCCGCCCGTCGGGTCGGTGGTCACCGCCGTCGTGACCTCCTTCCACGCACCAACGCCAAGGTTCGTGTTCGTGAAAAGCACGTGCCCGGACTCGGCCTCGACGGTGAGGGACCCGTCCGTACCGGCCACGACACGCTGACCAGAGGCGATGAGAGTGCCGTTGGTGCCACCGGCTGGCGACCACGCCAGGTACGGGGTGTGAAGAAGGAACCGAGAGTCGCTGGTCTGCATCCGCGTGCCGAGGCTGCTGGGATTCCAGGATTCAGCGTTCGACGTCGTCTTGATGTAGTCGTCGCACGCCTGGTCAGGGTCGTACCCGTTTTTGCAGTCCTC
This window encodes:
- a CDS encoding Gfo/Idh/MocA family protein, translating into MSGYVFPDSSPAPLRGGAVLRWGVVGTGEIAGDFIDAVHAHTDQRIVAVASRSAERGAAFAAAHGVERVVASAAQLAELPDVDVLYIATPHTAHRAGALAAIAAGKAALIEKPMATSEAEAREIADAARAAGVFVMEAMWTRFLPHFVALDALIRDGAIGEVVLSSVEVAWRADLSSGGRLLDPALGGGAMLDMGVYSLWFAQFAIGHPVGVQALGRVLANGVDLEAVAALTSASGALATASTSIRATAPGLATINGAGGSVRFLDHFVFPARFSLTTASGGAGSETLEWADHSGIVGRGGLAYEAAAVAAHVADGLTEAPEHTLEDTVSLARTSDTVRASLTVVPDDAAR
- a CDS encoding Gfo/Idh/MocA family protein produces the protein MTFTAFPEAELFLPESGEPALRWGLIGPGWIAGEFVDAVHEHTAQRFVAVASRSLDRATAFASEHGIESAFGSAAKMLARPDVDVVYIASPPGAHLAEGLAALAAGKHVIIEKPLASSAVEAQLLADAARAAGVLLMEAMWTRYLPQTSVIRALLADGALGEVRAVVADHGQAINPGPEHRLSRVDLGGGALLDLGIYPLQFDSMVLGAPTRVTAIGGLTDTGVDEYASLILNHDGHAQSTLTTSMVTRTPNSAVVAGSEAHLFVAPTFYNPTSLSVTGNDHFATPMHWDDPTSLRGFAALSWEATALARFVGEGSTESPLHTLDETVSILATIDEARTQLELQAIGSRAGQGIGSGA
- a CDS encoding heme-degrading domain-containing protein, whose amino-acid sequence is MTILDAPDLLATLTEQDQRLRFTQFEHDDALAVGARIIELARSRTQTISTAVWLGEQLVFQAALAGTSADNDGWMNRKAATVRRFDTSSLGIMKRMEAYGITDVASARMVDPMLYAFNGGAVPIRIGATQVGVVVASGVNDFVEHDLVVEVLDEHLRA
- a CDS encoding LacI family DNA-binding transcriptional regulator yields the protein MSDVAARAGVSRQLVSMVMRGLPGPSDASQKLILEAAAALDFRPNASARLLRQKRTHLIGVMIQSSNPFELRVVERLLERAAEQGFHMVIGPMSETRTTDVVISELLEQRVEAIACYNPDPASPALSRAFDTIPVAWLGERASDPRADVVRTDDDAGLQLIVDHLVSLGHREIAYAGGLDGTVGPDRADTYRRAMERAGLGSGIDVVEVGFGAEDGATAGRTLLAREQLPTAVVGGSDLAGAGLRAIFAQAGVAVPGDISVTGYDDSDVASLSFNSLTTIRQDVELTVEATLTSLLRRLADPALPAQEVATLATLVVRGSTGPARQA
- a CDS encoding sialidase family protein, with the translated sequence MAVAAAALALGGVVHSASPAVAATTSSGVLYAPSTASGSTEDASYPRAIRLQHSGSANGTLLATFAHSGTGVTKANFPIYRSTNNGVTWTPSPIGTVTDTQHGWDMDGPTLYELPQAEGNLPAGTLLAAGTAWNHGDYTQQAVEVYVSTNQGVTWSYRSSCASESGTANTTGHGIWEPEFDVAGNGDLLCFFSDERPSSNNYNQVIAHVASTDGGLTWGSEVYDVAVQNNVERPGMATVVNLPNGTYAMSYEDCKNGYDPDQACDDYIKTTSNAESWNPSSLGTRMQTSDSRFLLHTPYLAWSPAGGTNGTLIASGQRVVAGTDGSLTVEAESGHVLFTNTNLGVGAWKEVTTAVTTDPTGGYDGSETSCAGYSSPLLGATSGTSYLMLAGTHVSTGKCETQFATATLPTANGPITGPGTTGKCVDVNTNTSVAGNAVQLYTCGTAEGQQWALESDGTVRAYDKCLDIVGNGTADSTKVELWGCDGAGGQQWTARSDGSLYNPQSGRCLDDPQAITTDGTQLQIYDCNGLSTQVWHVPTTS
- a CDS encoding MFS transporter, which produces MSTEIPGLHPLTTPIATRRVSNLYLAGLGIAQFGIFIAILSPIFVSMQLKAQELNPGDPASIIGTVLPIGALGALISNPLFGALSDRTRSRWGRRRPWLLGGIVALAIGLGLVAGSTNVLEITLAWLLCQVASNAASAALIASFADNVPIEQRGRASSVVAIAQNVSILAGIYLAVYLVGNLPVLFLAPGVLGVLCIVVYVFVAKDVLPTNPVKPFTFINIVSSFWTNPVKNPDFAFAWWSRFLITFSSFMFTTYRLLYMEDRLGLSSAKAVGAVALGVLLYTIALLISSLISGYLSDRLRRRKIFVAGSTFLFAIGLIVLAHSSTLGVFYTAEIVMGFAYGIYTAVDTALVVDVLPNADRPGKDLGVINIANALPQSLAPAVGLILLKVGSAAGDNYTALIWGAGIASILGALVVIPIKRVR